The genome window gaggaggaggaagaggaggaggaagaggaggaggaggaagaggaggaggaggaagaggaagaggtggaggaggaagaggaggaggaggaagaggaggaggaagaggaggaggaagaggaggaggaggaggaagaggaggaggaggaagaggaagaggaggaggaggaggaagaggaggtggaggaggaagaggaggaggaggaagaggaggaggaggaagaggaggaggaagaggaggaggaggaagaggaggaggaggaagaggaagaggtggaggaggaagaggaggaggaggaagaggaggaggaagaggaggaggaagaggaggaggaggaggaagaggaggaggaggaagaggaagaggaggcagaggaagaggaggaggaggaagaggaggaggaagaggaggaggaggaggaagagaaggaggaggaagaggaggaggaggaggaagaggaggaggaggaagaggaggaagaggaggaggaggaagaggaggaggaggaggaagaggaggaggaggaagaggaggaggaggaggaagaggaggaggacgaagaggaggaagaggaagaggaggaggaggaagaggaggaggaagaggaagaggaggaggaggaagaggaggaggaagaggaagaggaggaggaagaggaggaggaggaagaggaagaggtggaggaggaagaggaggaagaggaggaggaggaagaggaggaggaagaggaggaggaagaggaggaggaggaggaagaggaggaggaggaagaggaggaggaggaggaagaggaggaggacgaagaggaggaagaggaagaggaggaggaggaagaggaggaggaagaggaagaggaggaggaggaagaggaggaggaagaggaagaggaggaggaagaggaggaggaggaagaggaagaggtggaggaggaagaggaggaagaggaggaggaggaagaggaggaggaagaggaggaggaagaggaggaggaggaggaagaggaggaggaggaagaggaagaggaggcagaggaagaggaggaggaagaggaggaggaggaagaggaggaggaggaagaggaggaggaggaggaggaggaagaggaagaggaggaggaggaagaggaggaggaggaggaagaggaggaggaggaagaggaggaggaggaggaggaggaagaggaggaggaagaagaggaggaagaggaggaggaagaggaggaggaagacgaggaggaagaggaggaggaagaggaggaggaggaagaggaggaggaagaggaggaggaggaggaggaggaagaggaagaggaggaggaggaagaggaggaggaggaggaagaggaggaggaggaagaggaggaggaggaggaggaagaggaggaggaagaagaggaggaagaggaggaggaagaggaggaggaagacgaggaggaagaggaggaggaagaggaggaggaggaagaggaggaggaggaggaagaggaggaggaggaggaagaggaggaggaggaagatgaggaggaggaggaagaggaggaggaggaagaggaagaggaggaggaggaagaggaggaggaggaagagtaagaggaggaggaagaggaggaggaggaagagggagagagaaggaagaggaggaggaggaggaggaggaggaggaggaggagagaaagctcctctcctctctcaattacccAAAGCTGTCAGCCTTCTCCCTTGGTTCTGTCTGGGTGCAGCCTCTGGACCTGTGTCTCCATGATGAGAGTTCACCTCAGGAGGACGTGATGTTCTGTGTGGAGGAGAAAGCTGTGGGCTTTCCCCAGgagtatctttttctttattagtgatttaataatgattaagattaacaaaattgtgggataagaggggtacaattccatacaattcccaccgccagaatctcatgtcccaccccctccattggaagattacctattctttgtccctctgggagtatggcccaaaattctttatggggtgcaaaaggtgggaggtctggcttctgtaattgcttctctgctggacatg of Erinaceus europaeus chromosome 14, mEriEur2.1, whole genome shotgun sequence contains these proteins:
- the LOC132532869 gene encoding basic proline-rich protein-like: MTSVQKDFPSLPPPPLPPPPHLPPPPLPPPPPLPPPPPLPPPPLPPPLPPRLPPPLPPPLPPLLPPPLPPPPPPLPPPPLPPPPPLPPPPLPLPPPPPPPLPPPLPPPPLPPPLPPRLPPPLPPPLPPLLPPPLPPPPPPPLPPPPLPPPPPLPPPPLPLPPPPPPPLPPPPLPPPPLPPPLPLPPLPLPPPPLPPPPPLPPPLPPPLPPPPLPPLPPPPLPLPPPPLPPPLPLPPPLPPPPLPLPPPLPPPPLPLPPLRPPPLPPPPPLPPPPLPPPPPLPPPLPPPLPPPPLPPLPPPPLPLPPPPLPPPLPLPPPLPPPPLPLPPPLPPPPLPLPPLRPPPLPPPPPLPPPPLPPPPPLPPPPLPPLPPPPLPPPPPLPPPSLPPPPPLPPPLPPPPLPLPPLPLPPPPLPPPP